The genomic DNA tgcatccttgggatccacctcaccgtttcctaacagaaagttccggccataccatggaacccgcagagacagactcctggaaaAGAGCATTTCAAGGCCATGCTCaacggatcaaccagcagggggaccagctcgaccacctgagccgaggtctacaggggatgtcggagcgtcaagacgccatgttggagcgagtcAACACGCTGCTAGCCACCGTCATACCCACCTCGATCActgtgcctgaccaggcatccacccaacCTACACAACCCGCAAGTACCGGCAACATACGGctatcccgacccgaacgtttttccggggaaagggaagacgtaagacaattcctgacgcagtgtgaacttcatttcgagctaaacgcttccgcattcacctctgagcgggctaaggtagcgtttgtcatctctcacctgtctggccgtgctggcacctgggcgactgccgaatggaaccgccagaccacctccagctccacatacgcgaacttttccaaatccttgaagcaaatcttccaacgacgactcccaggtagagaggcagcgagatcccttttccggctgcaacagggttcacgacgggtcgcggattacgcgatcgagttccgcaccatggcggccgattgtgactggggtccctcagcgctgttggacgctttcttcctgggtctcgcggacgagattcgtcacatgatgatcccgctgtcactcccgacgaatctggatgatctcatcgagctggcggtgcaaatcgacttccgcctattggaggagaggagggatcgacgagggagacaagccccacctagcagccaatcagcgccagctagacctgccatctgcaagacggagcaactcgaagacacctccccttcatggcagatagatgagccgatgcaactgggaggccgccgactcaccaccgccgagagggaacgtcgcgttcgcctccaactctgcctatactgtggggccgctgatcatctcatctcccgctgcaaagaactgccgcgccccgccgcacggccacgagtgcgccctcactcgccagaggacacgtccaccagaggtcgccgttctccttcgttggccgcaggcagaatgcagctaaaaggtactctttcttggtctaaccaacaaatagacatttgcgctctcattgactcaggagcagatgataactttttggattttgagttcatgaaactccataagattcctgttgtcaaactatttgtgcccaagagggtgtattctctagatgggcgcctattagccagcataacccaccagacactcccactcaacctgcgcttgtctggtaatcattgtgagaaaataatttttcttgttgtgccatcacggtccgcgcccgtcattctagggttaacctggttacataagcataacccgcacatagactggcctcgttcggccattattaattggagtgtaacctgccacacacattgtcttcgttccgcagcaggatctcatacaccgccacctaccgctgttatagagaacatagacttgacaaacgtgcccaagcactaccatgacttaagggcggtgtttagcaaggatagagcactctcacttcccccccaccgaccctacgattgtggcattgatttgctagccggggcggcgttaccatcgacccgtttgtacaaggtgtctaacaccgaactcaaagcactagaagaatacataaacacatctatagctgccggcctcattcgcccttcgaccgcacctgtagccgctggatttttttttgtcgaaaagaaggacaagtccctacggccttgtatagactaccgcactcttaatcagattactatcaagaataagtatcctctaccactccttgattctgcttttactccattacaatcagctaggttttttactaaactcgatctacgtaacgcttaccatctagttcgcatccgagagggggatgaatggaagaccgcattcaacactcctctcggacattttgagtatcttgtcatgccttttggacttactaatgcacctggcgtttttcaggccttcattaatgacatttttcgggacatgacaggtcgttttctctttgtttacttggacgatatattaatttattcatcaacatttgacgaacatgtgcagcaggttcggttagtccttcaacgattgctcgagaacaaactgttcgtcaaggcagaaaaatgcgagtttcactcatcctccattccattcttaggttttatcattgaggagggtagactcagaccggatcccgctaaggtaaaagcatagtagattggcccactccggtttccaagaagcaccttcagagattcttgggcttctctaatttttataggcgatttattcgtaattttagtcgcgtcgctgagccacttacgaggctaacctctactaaggttccgtttgaatggacacccgaagccaattccgcgttcttgaggctgaaaagattgtttacttcggctcctgttctgtgttaccctgaccgttctctccaattttttgttgaggtggacgcttctgattcaggtgtaggggccgtactctcccagcaatccaccaccgaccagaagttgcacccctgtgctttcttctctcgtcgcctatcccctgctgagagaaattatgacattggcaacagggagcttctggcggtcattttggcccttcaggagtggagacattggctggaaggggcggagcaaccattcatcatctacacagaccacaagaacctgtcctacttaaggaccgcacagagactgaacccccgccaggccaggtggcaactatttctgacccgttttaactttatcatcacgttccgacctggttctcagaatgggaagcccgatgccttgtcccgtgtctactcttcgtcctttgagaattcttcacatgaaccaattgttccccatacccacgtcattgggggactccagtgggacatcgagcggcaagtcttggaggccctgaagtcggacacatctcctcggggctgcccaccaggtcggttgtttgtggttcctcggctccgttccagcgttctggattgggcacatgggtcgaagatcgcttgccatccaggtattcgtcgcaccagttttgtcctctcccagcgtttttggtggccatccattctggcagatacgaaggcgtttgtggcagcatgtcggatctgcgcccggaacaaggcatcccaccaggctccagcaggactgttacacccattacccatcccctcccgcccgtggtcacacatagctgtggactttgtcacaggactgcccccctccgagggtaatgacactgtcttgaccattgtggaccggttctcgaagatggcccacttcgtggccctctccaagctgccgtcagctcttgaaactgcccaattattagtgctccacgctttccggctgcacggcatccccactgatgtggtatccgacagaggaccacagttttcctcggccgtctggagggcattctgcaaatctctgggggcctcccctagcctgtcctccggctaccaccctcagagcaatggacagaccgagcggaccaaccaagacttggaggcagccatccggtgcacttgtcatcagcaaccttcgacctggtctgagaatctcccatggatcgaatacgctcacaattccctcattagctccgccaccggcctgtctccatttcacgtcgcctatgggttccaaccaccagtttttccttctacccaacccagtgccgacgTTCCATCAGTTACTGCACACCTgcatcgggctcaccaggcttggcgcaacaccagggcggcgttaagaagaacatcggccaggaatcaactcttagccaaccgccatcgcacaccagccccacactaccggttgggacagaaggtctggttatcgtctcgggacctaccattggccaccgaatctaggaaactggctcccaggttcattggaccattccccattgccaagatcatcaatcgtgttgcagtcaagctccatctccctagatctctcaagtgccatcctgtttttcacgtgtcccgcatcaagcctgtctcatccagcccgctcagtcctcctgaggtaccgcctcctccacccaggctggttgaggGTCACCCAGCATATAcagtaaacaccatcttggatgtgagaagaaggggcaggggtttccaatacctggtggactgggaggggtacggcccggaggaacggtcatggatttctagatcgcttataattgacaaggacttgatcaaggaattttacgttcgattcccagacaaaccaggtaggccgccaggaggcgtccgttgaggggggggtactgtggtaatctgtaaatgtccttgctcatttctgttgtctgcactccatgttcactctctctctcgttcacagtatggagtgcagctgacgcaaggcagcagcacacacctgacagtaattagtaacagcttatttaaccaggctgctgacaaccggtgagcgccggaactttgccattgcttgcaacctgttggtcgtgccacgaGAACTCATTAGTTCATCGCAGacttttcatctcaggttggcccgtattattcctagccttgtctagcgttttattttggacctagtctatttacttctttcatgaagtatatttttcctagccttgtctagcgcttttagttttgtgtgtttattttcctcttagtagttttttacatggtgtgttttgtgttttccaccatcgcctttgtttgctaccttgtgcttccgccaaataaaaggaagaacaattgtaaacacaaattcgtctctgcatccttgggatccacctcaccgttTCCTAACAGTCCTGCTGCTAGTTCACTTTTTGTGGTGTCATTTTGTTACCTGTTAAGGAAAGTATTtgttcttaaatatatatataatcatccaTATTGGCAGCCATAGTGATTCATTTATTCAGCAGAGCATTAAAACTTGCATCTGACAAAAAGTAGACACAAATGCTGTCTTCCTCGCTGATAAAACATGATAGCAACATGCATCTGCTAGCTCATGATCGCCCCCACTTCTCAGTGTGGCGAGTTGGAGTACTACAAGAAGCACTCTAATACTCtaagggggacggcgtggcacggttgggagagtggccgtgccagcaacctgagggttcctggttcaatccccaccttctaccaatctCATCACGTCcgttgtccttgagcaagacatttcacccttgctcctgatgggtcgtggttagggccttgcatggcagctcccgccatcagtgtgtgaatgtgtgtgtgaaatagtgtcaaagcgctttgagtaccttgaaggtagaaaagcgctatacaagcataacccatttatttataataCAGTGCTTAAATCTGTAATTTTAGTGTTATTATCAAGGAATAATGAGGTCACACTTATATTAAAACATTAATGCTAAGGTTTCGTCCAGTATTGTgccggtgatgatgatgatgatgatgaagatgtatCTGTGTAAGTGAACAATTGGATCCACAAGGGACAACAACCCTTTGCACAGACtacacacacatcagaaacatAAATGTTAGAAGCCTACAACAATATATTTGAAGAAGACTTTAGGATTAAAAGTGAAGATGTGAGGTGAAATAAGTACaaatgcagcaataaaaacaagcaactccactcacgatggctctaaagttcagtgatgtgttgctaacttcagcatttttgttctttgttgatgttttgcagtagttaacatccatgatgtaacaatgctgctaatctaccagagtccacattttgttaaccattttattcattcatacttttaattggataataacatcaataaaatgcaaagcaaaaaatgtgtgaaaaaaatacaaatgataaTTAGATGTCCTCTCTTTaacaattagaaaataaaataaaatagtagctacatatataatattcaatACATGCACACAACTTAAACAGTAACTACAGGACAACATATAAGACTAGAAGATGAGAAGCACTACATACAACATCAAATATACATTCTTATTAaacatgctgtgtttttaaactacatttatcacaatcactgtttaagtgtttttaaatccctgcagcttccatgactgttacacacttgtgtcTACTGGCCTGATTCTTAAACCGGAACCTTTTATCACACGCagtgcaagtaaaaggtttctctccagtgtgtgttctcatgtgtgtggccATGCTttgctttctggagaaactcttcttacaaacagagcaagtaaaagttttctcacctgtgtgtgttctcatgtgtgtggtcatgcattcctttctggagaaactcttcttacaaacagagcaagggaaaggtttctctccagtgtgtgttctcatgtgtctggtcATGCTTTGCTTACagaagaaactcttcttacaaacagagcaagtaaaagttttctcacctgtgtgtgttctcatgtgtaatatcATGTCATACTTGGTGTTGAATCTTTTAGCGCAAgctgagcaagtaaaaggtttctctccagtgtgtgttctcatgtgtgtggtcatgtattcctttctggagaaactcttcttacaaacagagcaagtaaaaggtttctcacctgtgtgtgttctcatgtgtaacaAAATTTCCTTtttagtgttgaatcttttagcacaaactgagcaagtaaaaggtttctctccagtgtgtgttctcatgtgtgtggtcatgcattcctttctggagaaactcttcttacaaacagagcaactaaaaggtttctctccagtgtgtgttctcatgtgtaatataATTTTCTTTTTAGTGTTGAATCTTTTGGCGCAAactgagcaagtaaaaggtttctctccagtgtgtgttctcatgtgtgtggtcatgtattcctttctggagaaactcttcttacaaacagagcaactaaaaggtttctctccagtatgtgttctcatgtgtcttgtaAAATCAATCTTCTGTCTTAATGATTTCCCACATTGagagcagtcaaagtgtttgttgttagtgtgatgtctcgTATCACCTTTCGAGTCATTTTTACtctccaaaggtttttggatgtggtcactgtgatcagaagagtgtgacatcatgtggtccatgtctgacagtggagcaaagatgctgtctggttctgactttatatcttcacaatgctctccatcagcttctgtgatgtgttgacttacaagctccgcccctctgttctcctcactttgactgtgatgaagctgtaaggactgagcttcatcttcatcatgaagttgctcctctttaatgtgggagggagcctgtagctccttctgtcccacactggtgtgccactcctcttcatgactccccgctgacacccgctggacgtctgcagaacaaatgaggtgttactgtattgaagtttgcagtattcaaactattgacatgtgagctaggccaaatagacagtgatgggcaagctacctggacaatgtagtaagctaagctacaagttactctcaattaaatggaGCTAAGCTATCCTCAGAGAATTGGAGcacgctacactacaagctacactgcaaaagtagcttgccacatcaaagctacatttaacagcatttatatatatatactgtatatatatatgttggcccacatgtataatatcaatgtttatgTTGTCCATGGAAAGAAGTTAGcaaaaagcaaaagaaaaacaaccaaccatggatgacaaaaggactgaaaaatgcttgtcacaaaaaaaagacattatatggaatattaataacacagacatctatagaggcagaaaataagtataagaaatataaaaacaagctaattggtataccaggaacatgtaagaaggaatactacagacAATTATTAAAGAAGAacagaaacaacatgagagcaacatcctaaatagcatcattaaaaatgctgctaagaaagattacccccagtactttctacatggaaatacaaaaaatgacaatatgaaccaaatagttgAACGTTTTAATGATGACTTtgttaaaaatgtggaagaaagatttccaaatgcagatgatggatcagttgaggacttgagtgagctcatagacagaaatcccaattccatgtttcttaagaacgtgacaaaagaagaaataatccaaattgtaaaacattgtaaatccaagacctcaagcgactgtcatggaatagatatggtaagcataaaaaaggttatagaagacatttcagaacctctgacatatatcagcaacgtatcatttctaaccggcaaattccctgacaaaatgaaaattgcaaaagtcgtaccaatttataagaatggagacatacaccagtttactaacttacaccagtttcattacttccaccatTCTACAAAATCATGGGAAAACTATTCAATAgccgattagatttatttatcaacaaaagtgggacgctggtggagaaccaatatggactcccagcaaatatctcaacatctggtcaacatatgtaataacaagtgtatgtaagataTTGAAATTAATCAaaacaatgtatgtatgtatatatatatatatatatatatatatatatatatatatatatatatatatatatatatatatatatatatatatatatatatatatatagacatatatatatatatttatatatctatctatatatctatatagatatatatatatatatctatatagatatatatatatatatttatatatatctatatagatagatagatagatagatagatatatatatatatatatagagagagagagagagagagagagagagagagagagagagagagagagagagagagagagagagagagagagagagagagagagagatcgtaataacttgaagtaaataatgaagattgaaaaccaattacaaaaaaactaAATCCAAAAcaaatttactaaaagcttacctttttttatatttgcatagtatgaatatattattaatgttgttaattaatgttgggacggcgtggcgaagttggtagagtggccgtgccagcaatcgggggGTTGCTGGttcctggggttcaatccccaccttctaccatcctagtcatgtccgttgtggtGTCCTTGggagagacacttcacccttgctcctgatgggtgctggtagcaccttgcatggcagctccctccatcagtgtgtgaatgtgtgtgtgaatgggtgaatgtggaaatactgtcaaagcgctttgagtaccttgaaggtagaaaagcgctatacaaatataacccatttataatttattatcATAAATATAAAtccttatatatttaaaaatgctggtcctaaagaggtaggcatttttcagaggttgtCAAGAAGGTCacacatacaataatgtgtgtgtgtgtgtgtgtgtgtgtgtgtgtgtgtgtgtgtgtgtgtgtgtgtgtgtgtgtgtgtgtgtgtgtgtgtgtgtgtgtgtgtgtgtgtgtgtgtgtgtgtgtgtgtgtgtgtgttcttgagacatgaagaaggaaaattatcttccatatgaggaggtgtgaacaagtgatgacataaatcatggtcccaataacattgcatctaatactagagtatgtgaacattgctccaaagtcagaattttttgttgatttaatgtgcataaaaaattaacattgacaggtgcaaaggcagaaatatatgataaaacaagacggcagctaaagaaggactaaagaaggacttccctattcatccccctctggccaacatatgtaataacaagtgtgagtaagaaattgaaatgtgcctcctttggccaaaatgaataaaataaatatgtatatagagacatactgtaataacttgaagtaaataatgaagattaaaaaccaattacagacaaaacatttaaaacaaaacttattaaaattaactaaaatcttaccttttttatatttgcatagtatgtatatattaatgttgtaaataaacatctttatatatctagaaagggtggtcctaaagaggtaggcactgtcacatctaatagagagccaaatactagagtctgtgaacattgctccaaagtccagatttgttgttgatttaatgtgcatacaaaagtgaacattgacaggtgcaaaggcagcaatatatgataaaacaagatggcagctaaagaaggacttccctattcatccccaaaaaacctgccaggtgagcagctgattttaccacttctggtgctgacgtaagacaacctgcgtcccatgtttattttaatgaaatacgtttatttccatcatataatcaaccatcaaccattctgtgtgaccagtttaactgTACAAATGATCAGTGTTgggagtaacgcgttactgtaacgccgttcgtttcggcggtaactagtaatctaacgcgttattttttatattcagtaactcagttaccgttactacatgatgcgttactgcgttattttacgttactttttatgtagtataaagtgtgttttatcggagcgctgcggtgtcatcGTTCtcattcttcttgtgtcacaaaccggagaagagagacctgcgctttgtgtgtgtgtctgagtgtgagtgtggggagtgtggggagggggggagtgtctgatcatggcggagccagaagtcgagtttgttaacatggagatattttcactaccggtacttttcttttgtcgagcacaaagaaaataacattttagttaaatgtaaattgtgctttggatcaaagatcctatctactgccagtgattcaaatctgctgaaacagctacataagcaacatgcttccacgtagctagtaaagagagacagagactccaatgccACTTCACATCCACCACCACcatttaaggattaactctggctctgctcatcattcagcactgaaggtacacactctgtcaatcaatgttccctctaattgttcatgtgtgtgagcaaatgcaaaaagtccctgagcattgagtggaggccatgtgagcaacatcagacgtgcacactgtgccgtggctacaccagcagcacacctgtcccaaacctgactaaataacaagttacatctccatccatccatccattttataccgcgtgtcccttttgggatcgctgcagcctatctcagctgcattcgggcggaaggcggggtacaccctggacaagtccccacctcattgcagggccaacacagatagacagacaacattctcttattattataatcaaatgacagcaaaatattgtttttcatgaactgtgtacttgtattgtttgtctgggtggaggtcctgctttggaaataatttgtacccctttcagacattgcatttagttcccattaaaacattcacatgttgcacaatgagatgtaagcaggggatcatgtgtacattcctgcaacttcctgtttgtaaaatatatatttttattagtagttatttaatatactaacagcatgtcatgattaatatttataaatgaagattcctaataaatgacactagaataagcacacatttgattggtaaatcatagagtaacgacctggaatgacactttatgtgtggtgttggagttgtccgactttttgtgtgtctgtaaacgcatcactggctaagtgccatatgtgcatgtgttggcgcaagtgagaaagagcgagcggctgctgttgatataacaaagttgcttttgttctggtttgtactgcagaaaattaccacttttgctagatatcatttctttactaatgttttggtgatgtgtttatggccgacaataaagagttttgctcagtaaagtgatggatggaattcatgtcctcaaagcgtctcgacagacgttacaatatttgaacaatgatgacgaaaactgttttctctgtcgtgtccgtgtgtcgaaaattgttatgcgcttatttttttatttgattttgtgtgtggcatagatttgccgtgcgcagaggacgcttgagcagtgcgcaattgcacaggcgcgcaccttagagggaacgttgctgtcaattctcttatatactgtttcattctagacttctagagtgtttgattatcacatcactctaaatgtatagactataaagttcacaaacataaagagggatcctagtgggccaggccaatctttccttatatCTAAACTAAaaatggggaaatgtgtagagtgtcctgggcttcagacatgattttgtgtcagaattccttgaggaaaaaaacgcctggttaggctttgtgtatgtagtgtgtgccttccttgctttacagctatgttgttattatactgtttgttacttatgtatgttatgttgcagatatttgaaatagttttgtcaatttgttctggccagaaacaaattggccctttgaaacatatctttgtctttgtgttgtatgtagaccacattgtttgtgtgttgtatgtagagcacattgcttagcagagttcagtgatgcaaatgcatgtcaagttgatcaacacattgtattattctccagtgcaataacagtactgaaatgaaggctaaaagggcattaatgggagcctttaaaaaaaaaagaagaaaaaaagaagtaactaaatagttacttttcacagtaacacattacttgttggtgtaagtaactgagttagtaactgagttactttttaaatgaagtaactagtaactgtaactagttactggttttcagtaactaacccaacactgcagatgatacatatttaacaatcatacacatttacatacaaaaagaaaagaaaaaggatgACAGAAAAATGAATatgctgaagccaaagcttatatttggggggattacccccaatacttcttagacggaaacaca from Entelurus aequoreus isolate RoL-2023_Sb linkage group LG10, RoL_Eaeq_v1.1, whole genome shotgun sequence includes the following:
- the LOC133658698 gene encoding oocyte zinc finger protein XlCOF6-like, with the translated sequence MCEGTIAEYEEVLCSTKEEKERQHQVVLHTTDIHQLIGHQEECLPHLQGDSFTSADPQPSHFKGDKEDSQPPYFKEEEEGESPVGQEEDDVMTVVSVKTEEHEDKAPESSQLHHSPNVQQPLHNKEEEEDPQPTHIKEEEDDPQPTYMKEEEEDPHMKEEEEDDVSKFPLTVVSVETEEHEDKAPESSQLHHSPNVQRVSAGSHEEEWHTSVGQKELQAPSHIKEEQLHDEDEAQSLQLHHSQSEENRGAELVSQHITEADGEHCEDIKSEPDSIFAPLSDMDHMMSHSSDHSDHIQKPLESKNDSKGDTRHHTNNKHFDCSQCGKSLRQKIDFTRHMRTHTGEKPFSCSVCKKSFSRKEYMTTHMRTHTGEKPFTCSVCAKRFNTKKKIILHMRTHTGEKPFSCSVCKKSFSRKECMTTHMRTHTGEKPFTCSVCAKRFNTKKEILLHMRTHTGEKPFTCSVCKKSFSRKEYMTTHMRTHTGEKPFTCSACAKRFNTKYDMILHMRTHTGEKTFTCSVCKKSFFCKQSMTRHMRTHTGEKPFPCSVCKKSFSRKECMTTHMRTHTGEKTFTCSVCKKSFSRKQSMATHMRTHTGEKPFTCTACDKRFRFKNQASRHKCVTVMEAAGI